The Janthinobacterium lividum genome has a window encoding:
- a CDS encoding DUF2804 domain-containing protein: MMLPPAPSHLLDADGVPCFGRYTGQLDAFDWAELAPPHARGALWRLFHHKRWHYVALSTPTLFCGVAIVDLGWTSTAFAYAFDRHKGKIVATFSQDGIPGLCASVAPHAGASSRFRFLSQVISIEAQPQQRYRLRLDCGHFGIDAEFGPPVAPTLLAVGPVGEGGSVHATQKSGGLPLWGTVRCGAMGYSLDDGVASFDYSNGLLARETEWRWASAHSLDLGFNLQAGYFGAHENALWLDGQLYPLGRAHFDFNPDNPLAPWHVWTDDDLLDLHFKPEGARREDKNLWIAASRYIQPIGTFSGWVRTSAESPKRIVAQLAGVTESHRSRW, translated from the coding sequence ATGATGCTGCCACCGGCGCCTTCCCACCTGCTCGACGCCGATGGCGTTCCATGCTTTGGCCGCTACACGGGGCAGCTGGACGCCTTCGACTGGGCCGAGCTGGCGCCGCCGCACGCGCGCGGCGCCCTCTGGCGCTTGTTCCACCACAAGCGCTGGCATTACGTGGCCTTGTCCACGCCCACCCTGTTCTGTGGCGTGGCCATCGTCGACCTGGGCTGGACCAGCACGGCCTTCGCGTATGCCTTCGACCGCCACAAGGGCAAGATCGTGGCGACCTTTTCGCAGGATGGCATTCCCGGCCTGTGCGCATCGGTGGCGCCGCATGCGGGTGCCAGCAGCCGTTTCCGTTTCCTCTCGCAAGTGATCTCCATCGAGGCGCAGCCGCAGCAGCGCTACCGTTTGCGGCTCGATTGCGGCCATTTCGGCATCGATGCGGAATTCGGCCCGCCCGTGGCGCCCACCTTGCTGGCCGTGGGACCCGTGGGCGAGGGCGGCAGCGTGCATGCCACGCAAAAGTCGGGCGGCCTGCCCTTGTGGGGCACGGTGCGCTGCGGCGCCATGGGCTACAGCCTCGATGACGGCGTGGCCAGCTTCGATTATTCGAACGGCTTGCTGGCGCGCGAAACGGAATGGCGCTGGGCCTCGGCGCACAGCCTGGACCTGGGTTTCAATCTGCAGGCCGGTTATTTTGGCGCACATGAAAACGCGCTATGGCTCGATGGCCAGCTGTATCCGCTGGGCCGCGCGCATTTCGACTTTAATCCCGATAACCCGCTGGCGCCATGGCATGTGTGGACGGACGACGATTTGCTGGACCTGCACTTCAAACCGGAAGGTGCGCGGCGCGAGGATAAAAACCTGTGGATCGCCGCCAGCCGCTACATCCAGCCCATCGGCACTTTCAGCGGCTGGGTGCGCACCAGCGCGGAGTCTCCCAAGCGCATCGTGGCGCAACTGGCGGGCGTGACGGAAAGCCACCGCTCGCGCTGGTAG
- a CDS encoding crosslink repair DNA glycosylase YcaQ family protein, which yields MHSPHLPIPPDVPSLSLAAARALHLAAQGLLQARRKKAVKADVLAAVRQMGVLQIDTIHVVARSPYLVLWSRLGDYPQPWLEQLLAEGALFEYWAHEACFVPIEDYGLYRYRMLDPAAMGWKYSVKWMAEQGDAVASVLEHIRANGAARFADFERTDGQAGGWWSWKPEKRSLEVLFTSGVLMIAKRHNFQRYYDLAERVLPGWHDGMLPPEEQVRRRLLLASVKALGLARASWISDYFRTKQSRASLAHDLQALVDEGALLRCTVDGWIDAVYVHAEHAQLARDAAAGKLAPTLTTILSPFDPVVWDRRRALELFGFDYRLECYTPAEKRRYGYFTLPILRRGALVGRLDAKAHRAQGRFEIKSLALEDGVRLSARLVQDVAGAVQRLALWHACPDIDIAQAQPALFGTQLAHALHDSGAAARRAA from the coding sequence ATGCACAGCCCACACCTGCCCATTCCTCCCGACGTCCCCTCCTTATCGCTGGCCGCCGCGCGCGCCTTGCACCTGGCCGCGCAGGGCTTGCTGCAGGCGCGCCGCAAGAAGGCCGTCAAGGCCGACGTGCTGGCCGCCGTGCGGCAGATGGGCGTGCTGCAGATCGACACCATCCACGTGGTGGCGCGCAGCCCGTATCTGGTGCTGTGGAGCCGGCTGGGCGACTATCCGCAGCCGTGGCTGGAGCAACTGCTGGCCGAGGGCGCACTGTTCGAATACTGGGCGCATGAAGCCTGCTTCGTGCCCATCGAGGATTATGGCTTGTACCGCTACCGCATGCTGGACCCGGCCGCGATGGGCTGGAAATACTCCGTCAAATGGATGGCCGAGCAGGGCGACGCCGTGGCTTCGGTGCTCGAACATATCCGCGCCAACGGCGCCGCGCGCTTCGCTGATTTTGAGCGCACGGACGGCCAGGCAGGCGGCTGGTGGAGCTGGAAGCCGGAAAAGCGCTCGCTCGAAGTGCTGTTTACGTCGGGCGTGCTGATGATCGCCAAGCGCCACAATTTCCAGCGCTATTACGACCTGGCCGAACGCGTTTTGCCGGGCTGGCATGACGGCATGCTGCCGCCCGAAGAACAGGTGCGCCGGCGCCTGCTGCTGGCCAGCGTGAAGGCGCTGGGCCTGGCGCGGGCCAGCTGGATCAGCGACTACTTCCGCACCAAACAATCGCGCGCCAGCCTGGCGCACGATTTGCAGGCACTGGTGGACGAGGGCGCGTTGCTGCGCTGCACGGTCGATGGCTGGATTGACGCCGTGTACGTACATGCGGAACATGCGCAATTGGCGCGCGACGCGGCCGCCGGCAAGCTGGCGCCCACCCTGACGACGATACTCTCTCCGTTCGACCCTGTCGTCTGGGACCGGCGCCGCGCCCTGGAATTGTTCGGCTTTGACTACCGGCTCGAATGCTACACGCCGGCCGAGAAGCGCCGGTATGGTTACTTCACCCTGCCGATCTTGCGCCGCGGCGCGCTGGTGGGACGCCTGGACGCCAAGGCGCACCGCGCGCAGGGGCGCTTCGAAATCAAGTCGCTGGCGCTGGAAGACGGCGTGCGCCTCAGTGCCCGCCTGGTGCAGGACGTGGCTGGCGCCGTGCAGCGGCTGGCGCTCTGGCATGCCTGCCCGGATATTGATATTGCGCAAGCGCAGCCGGCGCTATTTGGCACGCAGCTGGCCCATGCCCTGCACGACAGCGGCGCTGCCGCGAGGCGGGCCGCATGA
- a CDS encoding ATP-binding protein yields MGALALKTWSLRRTLLGVLLGLTLLLWVGSAAIVYVEARRESQELFDQSLIETGHLLLSLVEKDAREHGLTGPIDLPLRGQPNPHQYLLFKVRDAQQRVLYRNDAATDIALSRSAPDGLSWTSIGGQRWRLFSLWDPQRSLQLLVAEPTSHRDDISRGFFYRIALFGLLLVALATIAIWWSIHRVFRVLQASADEVSARTPDELADVHVHGAPAELHPLLLEINRLFGRVRQSRDNEQRFTADAAHELRTPLAAIKTNLQVLQRARSADEREEFIAALGASVERATRLVNQLLALAQLDPQSGAAADLRAGDLADLLAGQAAQWQQSSRQYQLSLSVSLAPAPCALHADSLQMLLRNLVENALRYTPAPGAIEIRCGVEAGRSYLRVADSGPGIAAAQHERVFERFVRLGGGQVPGSGLGLSIVRRIAERHGAHIVLGAGLQGRGLAVTVVFPAA; encoded by the coding sequence ATGGGCGCCCTTGCCTTGAAAACCTGGTCGTTGCGGCGCACCTTGCTGGGCGTGCTGCTGGGCCTGACCCTGCTCCTGTGGGTGGGCAGCGCCGCCATCGTCTACGTGGAAGCGCGCCGCGAAAGCCAGGAATTGTTCGACCAGTCGCTGATCGAGACAGGGCATTTGCTGCTGTCGCTGGTGGAAAAGGACGCGCGTGAACATGGCTTGACGGGGCCCATCGACCTGCCGCTGCGCGGCCAGCCGAATCCCCACCAGTATTTGCTGTTCAAGGTGCGCGACGCGCAGCAGCGCGTCTTGTACCGCAATGATGCGGCGACCGATATCGCCCTGTCGCGCAGCGCGCCGGACGGCCTGTCCTGGACCAGCATCGGCGGCCAGCGCTGGCGTTTGTTTTCGCTGTGGGACCCGCAGCGCAGCCTGCAACTGCTGGTGGCCGAGCCGACCAGCCACCGCGACGACATCAGCCGCGGCTTCTTTTACCGCATCGCGCTGTTCGGCCTGCTGCTGGTGGCTCTGGCCACCATCGCCATCTGGTGGAGCATCCACCGCGTGTTTCGCGTGCTGCAGGCGTCCGCCGATGAAGTGTCGGCGCGCACGCCCGATGAACTGGCCGACGTGCACGTGCACGGCGCGCCCGCCGAGCTGCATCCGCTGCTGCTGGAAATTAACCGCCTGTTCGGCAGGGTGCGGCAAAGCCGCGACAACGAGCAGCGCTTCACGGCCGATGCGGCGCACGAATTGCGCACGCCGCTGGCCGCCATCAAGACCAATCTGCAAGTGCTGCAGCGGGCCCGCAGCGCGGACGAGCGCGAGGAATTCATCGCAGCCCTGGGCGCCAGCGTGGAGCGCGCCACGCGCCTCGTCAATCAGTTGCTGGCGCTGGCGCAGCTCGATCCGCAATCGGGCGCGGCGGCCGACTTGCGCGCGGGGGACCTGGCCGACCTGCTGGCCGGGCAGGCCGCGCAGTGGCAGCAATCGAGCCGGCAGTATCAGCTGTCGCTGAGCGTGAGCCTTGCACCGGCGCCCTGCGCGCTGCATGCGGACAGCCTGCAGATGTTGCTGCGTAACCTGGTCGAGAATGCGCTGCGCTATACGCCGGCGCCAGGCGCCATCGAGATCCGCTGCGGCGTGGAAGCGGGGCGCAGCTACCTGCGCGTGGCCGATTCCGGTCCGGGGATAGCGGCGGCGCAGCACGAGCGCGTGTTCGAGCGCTTCGTGCGCCTAGGCGGTGGCCAGGTTCCCGGCAGCGGCCTGGGCCTGTCCATCGTGCGCCGCATCGCCGAGCGGCATGGCGCGCACATCGTGCTTGGCGCCGGCTTGCAGGGCCGGGGGCTGGCGGTGACGGTCGTGTTTCCCGCAGCGTAG
- a CDS encoding TonB-dependent receptor: protein MSNNTRRAHLPRPTTLALALAALSCLPATAQTGTPASMPEVVVSASGFEQDIKQAPASITVLTRQELSKERFGNLTQALESVEGIDVGAAGDKTGGMNISIRGMPSDYTLVLIDGRRQNAAGNVTPNGFGGTQTSFMPPLAAIERIEVIRGPMSTLYGSDAMGGVINIITRKVGKQWMGSVSADYTLQEESDFGDVKSGRFYLSGPIATDLLGLSLRGSKQRRDAADIRYNGADGPGTTPNMGANPVRADIENFGARLAFTPNRYHTVILDADAGRQTYDNSKQQLGTLGLQGGYGPEQKYKRDQWTLSHTGRFGFGTLDSSYMVNKTETLGRTIPPRTPGAVAGSARTLEVESQVFDTKLVMPLGKHMATIGAQWWKAEMTDGVAPKKFEFTQKALFVEDEWQVLENVALTFGARYDDHSIFGGQTSPRAYAVWNTAPSWTVKGGVSKGYKTPRVEQLSPGINGFGGQGTIPLVGSPDLKPETSTTTEIGAYFDNLAGWTASGTVFNNTFKDKITTGTGLVNCDYRPSPNRPGCVSFGNWPNVDAFGQSVNVDEAVTRGVELNTRFPLGKTLSASANYTYTESEQKSGSNAGKPLSDTPKHAVNARLSWDISREWNGWLRAEYRSERFRDPGTSASTRAAKAALGDYKGYTMLHLGSSYQLNKRVTLNAAVYNLLNKDFVDYQPYRGSSAPTLTYANRYVNSLDGRRLWLSATVDF from the coding sequence ATGTCCAACAACACCCGCCGCGCGCACCTGCCGCGTCCCACCACTCTTGCCCTGGCGCTCGCCGCCCTGTCCTGCCTGCCAGCTACCGCCCAGACGGGCACGCCGGCCAGCATGCCGGAAGTGGTGGTCTCCGCTTCCGGTTTCGAGCAGGATATCAAGCAGGCGCCCGCCTCGATCACGGTGCTGACGCGCCAGGAACTGTCGAAGGAGCGCTTCGGCAACCTGACGCAGGCGCTGGAAAGCGTGGAAGGCATCGACGTGGGCGCGGCAGGCGACAAGACGGGCGGCATGAACATCAGCATCCGCGGCATGCCCAGCGACTACACCCTGGTGCTGATCGACGGGCGCCGCCAGAATGCGGCCGGCAATGTCACGCCGAACGGCTTCGGCGGCACGCAGACGAGCTTCATGCCGCCGCTGGCCGCCATCGAGCGCATCGAGGTCATCCGCGGTCCCATGTCGACCCTGTACGGCTCGGACGCCATGGGCGGCGTGATCAACATCATCACGCGCAAGGTGGGCAAGCAGTGGATGGGTTCCGTCTCGGCCGACTACACCTTGCAGGAAGAATCGGACTTTGGCGACGTGAAAAGCGGCCGCTTCTACCTGAGCGGCCCCATCGCCACCGACCTGCTGGGCCTATCCCTGCGCGGCAGCAAGCAGCGCCGCGATGCGGCCGACATCCGCTACAACGGCGCGGACGGTCCGGGAACCACGCCGAACATGGGCGCCAACCCCGTGCGTGCGGACATTGAAAACTTTGGCGCGCGCCTGGCCTTCACGCCAAACCGCTACCACACCGTCATCCTCGACGCGGACGCGGGCCGCCAGACCTACGATAATTCGAAACAGCAGTTGGGTACCCTGGGCCTGCAGGGCGGCTACGGCCCGGAACAGAAATACAAGCGCGACCAGTGGACCCTGTCGCACACGGGCCGCTTCGGCTTCGGCACCCTGGACAGCAGCTACATGGTGAACAAGACGGAAACCCTGGGCCGCACGATTCCGCCACGCACGCCAGGAGCCGTCGCCGGCAGCGCGCGCACGCTGGAAGTGGAAAGCCAGGTCTTCGATACCAAATTGGTCATGCCTTTGGGCAAACACATGGCCACTATCGGCGCGCAATGGTGGAAAGCGGAAATGACGGATGGCGTGGCGCCGAAGAAATTCGAATTCACGCAAAAAGCCCTGTTCGTGGAAGACGAATGGCAGGTGCTGGAGAATGTCGCGCTGACCTTCGGCGCCCGCTATGACGATCACAGCATCTTTGGCGGCCAGACCAGCCCCCGTGCCTATGCCGTATGGAACACCGCGCCAAGCTGGACCGTCAAGGGCGGCGTCAGCAAGGGCTACAAGACGCCGCGCGTGGAGCAGCTGTCGCCAGGCATCAACGGTTTTGGCGGCCAGGGCACGATCCCCCTCGTCGGCAGCCCGGACCTGAAGCCGGAAACAAGTACGACAACAGAAATCGGCGCGTATTTCGACAACCTAGCCGGCTGGACCGCCAGCGGCACCGTGTTCAACAATACATTCAAGGACAAGATCACGACGGGCACGGGCCTCGTCAACTGCGATTACCGTCCGTCGCCGAACCGTCCCGGCTGCGTCAGCTTCGGCAACTGGCCCAACGTCGACGCGTTTGGCCAATCGGTCAACGTGGATGAGGCCGTCACGCGCGGCGTCGAGCTGAACACGCGTTTCCCGCTGGGCAAGACCTTGTCGGCCAGCGCCAACTACACGTACACGGAAAGCGAACAGAAGAGCGGCAGCAACGCCGGCAAGCCCCTGAGCGACACGCCCAAGCACGCCGTCAACGCGCGCCTGAGCTGGGATATTTCGCGCGAGTGGAACGGCTGGCTGCGCGCCGAGTACCGCAGCGAGCGCTTCCGCGATCCGGGCACCTCGGCTTCCACGCGCGCCGCCAAGGCCGCGCTGGGCGACTACAAGGGTTACACCATGTTGCACCTGGGCAGTAGCTACCAGCTGAACAAGCGCGTCACCCTCAACGCGGCCGTGTACAACCTGCTCAACAAGGACTTCGTCGACTACCAGCCTTACCGTGGTTCATCGGCGCCGACGTTGACCTACGCCAACCGCTATGTCAACAGCCTGGACGGACGCCGTCTGTGGCTGTCAGCGACTGTCGATTTCTGA
- a CDS encoding response regulator → MRILLTEDDPQLGRATQIGLEQGGYAVDWVTSAEHAHTAVRLHDYGCILLDLGLPGQDGMQALGVLRDNGYSGAVLVVTARDQVGERIAGLDAGADDFIVKPFDLDELAARIRSACRRAAGRLRENLVHGDLVLDIADRQVTQRGLPVMLTVKEFRILQLLLEHGGRVLSREQLEKNLYSWGDEVESNAVQVHIHHLRKKLGRDLIRTVHAIGYCIDKPKAA, encoded by the coding sequence ATGCGCATCTTGCTGACCGAAGACGACCCGCAGCTGGGCCGCGCCACGCAGATCGGCCTGGAGCAGGGCGGTTATGCCGTCGACTGGGTCACGAGCGCCGAACACGCGCACACGGCCGTGCGCCTGCACGACTATGGCTGCATCCTGCTCGACCTGGGCTTGCCGGGGCAGGACGGCATGCAGGCGCTGGGCGTGCTGCGCGATAACGGCTACAGCGGCGCCGTGCTGGTCGTCACGGCGCGCGACCAGGTGGGCGAGCGCATCGCCGGACTCGACGCGGGCGCCGACGACTTTATCGTGAAACCGTTCGACCTGGACGAACTGGCTGCACGCATCCGCAGCGCCTGCCGCCGCGCCGCCGGTCGCCTGCGCGAAAACCTCGTGCACGGCGACCTGGTGCTCGATATCGCGGACCGGCAGGTGACGCAACGGGGATTGCCCGTGATGTTAACGGTGAAGGAATTTCGCATCCTGCAACTGCTGCTGGAACACGGCGGCCGGGTGCTGAGCCGGGAACAGCTGGAAAAAAACCTGTACAGCTGGGGCGATGAAGTGGAAAGCAATGCCGTGCAAGTGCATATCCACCACCTGCGCAAGAAGCTGGGGCGGGATTTGATACGCACCGTGCATGCGATCGGTTACTGCATCGACAAGCCGAAAGCGGCTTGA
- a CDS encoding YajD family HNH nuclease, translating into MQSKKPDAARLDKIVAEARRAADQRESGYRERSLKMYPWVCGRCMREFTRANVQQLTVHHRDHNHDNNPPDGSNWELLCLYCHDNEHSRYLEADRGAGLLSAEVAPATHNPFAALAGLIKKKD; encoded by the coding sequence ATGCAGAGTAAAAAGCCCGACGCGGCAAGACTGGACAAGATCGTGGCCGAAGCGCGCCGCGCCGCCGACCAGCGCGAGAGCGGCTACCGCGAGCGTTCGCTGAAGATGTATCCGTGGGTATGCGGCCGCTGCATGCGCGAATTTACGCGCGCCAACGTGCAGCAACTGACGGTGCACCACCGCGACCATAACCACGACAACAATCCGCCCGATGGCAGCAACTGGGAACTGCTGTGCCTGTATTGCCACGACAATGAGCACTCGCGCTACCTGGAAGCGGACCGTGGCGCCGGCCTGCTGTCGGCCGAGGTGGCGCCCGCCACGCACAATCCGTTTGCCGCGCTGGCTGGCCTGATCAAGAAAAAGGACTGA
- a CDS encoding PAS domain-containing protein yields MIAITRPLQRLARRLYRLSLVPLFALILLLALWAAVYYQVGQERASAVRDAVAVSQSLARTLADHTSFTLRQADHATQLFKLKYEETDGGLRLNEFTRRQGLLDSVLPSKLELPIALIDAQGNVLDSANAYLPENLGKQTFFRALAANASDTALVDTPMLDAGSKRWAIRLARRLNDAQGRFAGAIIILVDPTYFVDDYDRLNLDEHGALMLVARDSGLTAGRIGEQLILSDRIDFRMPGPPQHAPDELLIEPPVDATARIYSYRELPRYPLLAVVGVSRAAALTRFEHRRLMYVGALLAASILIAGFTALLMRQSARLRRSIRQATETQALLRAAHQGSLDAVLLLKAWRPAPGKPVEDFIFADVNERAADMLGKPRSELLGQRVLPLIPLLRGERFFKRFVLVMETGQPLEDEFELTLASGGTRWLRHQVVPITDGVAVTSRDISARKHDELALQDNRSFLQSLIDHLPVLVYVKSARPENFGQMEVWNKAAEDITGHLAADVIGKTDCQAFPPGFGLHDAEDDRAILAERGVIDHTEKPLRLRDGSLRYLRAVSVPVFDERQQIEHILCIAEDISQRRQQELELRQKQAELAAVNDASPLGLVRLDRQRRCTYVNRTFESITGLPRAAALGAGWTSALHPDDYPLMHVALEQLTRSHAPFQSTLRCLQRDGRLVWVSVKIAPILIDGQIEGYVGSLDDITTLRESEVALLESEARLRTIADTLPAMIAYIDADQVYRFLNIAYEREFGLTGRQALGKSVRDTVGEARYRTVAPYIERVLAGETLSFEEEDDKEGIERCLEVIYIPQIGEDKLQVVGFHVMRQDITVQKREKQRLLKLAQVDALTGLSNRAGFQQKLSDAMHASRQQQHLMAVMYMDIDRFKPVNDTHGHGTGDALLRAFAQRLTQTMRATDIIARLGGDEFTIIMEQIVRPDDAAVLAEKIVTAMQQPFELDGITVHISASIGLAFYRDEDISPAVLLQRADVLLYKAKQDGRNTYRAGILST; encoded by the coding sequence GTGATAGCGATAACAAGACCCCTGCAACGCCTTGCCCGCCGCCTGTACCGTCTCAGCCTGGTGCCCCTGTTCGCGCTCATCTTGCTGCTGGCGCTGTGGGCGGCCGTCTATTACCAGGTGGGCCAGGAGCGGGCCAGCGCCGTGCGCGACGCCGTAGCCGTCAGCCAGTCGCTGGCGCGTACCCTGGCCGACCATACCAGTTTCACCCTGCGCCAGGCCGACCATGCCACACAATTGTTCAAGCTCAAATACGAGGAAACGGACGGCGGCCTGCGCCTGAATGAATTCACGCGCCGCCAGGGCCTGCTCGACAGCGTGCTGCCATCGAAACTGGAACTGCCGATCGCCCTCATCGACGCGCAAGGCAATGTGCTCGACAGCGCCAACGCCTATCTGCCGGAAAACCTGGGCAAGCAGACATTTTTCAGGGCGCTGGCCGCCAATGCGTCCGATACGGCCCTGGTCGACACCCCCATGCTCGACGCGGGCAGCAAGCGCTGGGCCATCCGCCTGGCGCGCCGCCTGAACGACGCGCAAGGCCGCTTTGCCGGCGCCATCATCATCCTCGTCGACCCCACGTATTTTGTCGACGATTATGACCGCCTGAACCTCGATGAGCATGGCGCGCTGATGCTGGTGGCGCGCGACAGCGGCCTGACGGCGGGGCGCATCGGCGAGCAATTGATCCTCAGCGACCGCATCGACTTCCGCATGCCGGGACCGCCGCAGCATGCGCCGGATGAACTGCTGATCGAGCCGCCCGTCGACGCGACGGCGCGCATCTACAGCTACCGCGAACTGCCGCGCTACCCGCTGCTGGCCGTGGTGGGCGTGAGCCGCGCCGCCGCCCTGACGCGCTTCGAACACCGCCGCCTGATGTATGTCGGCGCGCTGCTCGCCGCCAGCATACTGATTGCCGGCTTTACGGCCCTGCTGATGCGCCAGAGCGCGCGCCTGCGCCGCAGCATCCGTCAGGCCACGGAAACGCAGGCGCTGCTGCGCGCGGCGCACCAGGGCAGCCTCGATGCCGTGCTGCTGCTGAAAGCCTGGCGCCCCGCGCCGGGCAAGCCGGTGGAAGACTTCATCTTCGCCGACGTCAACGAGCGGGCCGCCGACATGCTGGGCAAGCCACGCTCCGAACTGCTGGGCCAGCGCGTGCTGCCGCTGATACCGCTGCTGCGCGGCGAGCGCTTTTTCAAGCGCTTCGTGCTGGTGATGGAAACGGGCCAGCCGCTGGAAGATGAATTCGAGCTGACGCTGGCCTCAGGCGGCACGCGCTGGCTGCGCCACCAGGTGGTGCCGATCACCGACGGCGTGGCCGTCACCTCGCGCGACATCAGCGCGCGCAAGCACGACGAACTGGCGCTGCAGGACAACCGCAGCTTCCTGCAGTCGCTGATCGACCATTTGCCGGTGCTGGTCTACGTGAAAAGCGCGCGCCCGGAAAACTTCGGCCAGATGGAGGTGTGGAACAAGGCGGCCGAGGATATCACCGGCCACCTGGCCGCCGACGTCATCGGCAAGACCGATTGCCAGGCCTTCCCGCCCGGCTTCGGCCTGCACGATGCCGAGGACGACCGCGCCATCCTGGCCGAGCGCGGCGTCATCGACCATACGGAAAAGCCGCTGCGCCTGCGCGATGGCAGCCTGCGCTACCTGCGCGCCGTCTCCGTGCCCGTGTTCGACGAGCGCCAGCAGATCGAACATATCCTGTGCATCGCCGAGGATATCTCGCAGCGCCGCCAGCAGGAACTGGAACTGCGCCAGAAACAGGCCGAGCTGGCCGCCGTCAACGACGCCTCGCCGCTCGGACTGGTGCGCCTGGACCGCCAGCGCCGCTGCACCTATGTCAACCGCACCTTCGAATCGATCACGGGCCTGCCGCGCGCCGCCGCCCTGGGCGCCGGCTGGACCAGCGCCCTGCACCCGGACGACTATCCGCTGATGCACGTGGCGCTGGAGCAGCTCACGCGCAGCCACGCGCCATTCCAGTCCACCCTGCGCTGCCTGCAGCGCGACGGCAGGCTGGTCTGGGTCTCCGTGAAGATCGCCCCCATCCTCATCGACGGCCAGATCGAAGGCTATGTGGGCAGCCTGGACGACATCACCACCTTGCGCGAATCGGAAGTGGCACTGCTGGAAAGCGAGGCGCGCCTGCGCACCATCGCCGACACCTTGCCGGCCATGATCGCGTATATCGACGCCGACCAGGTCTACCGCTTCCTGAACATCGCCTATGAGCGCGAATTCGGCCTGACGGGCCGGCAGGCGCTGGGCAAGAGCGTGCGCGACACGGTGGGCGAGGCGCGCTACCGCACGGTGGCGCCGTATATCGAGCGAGTGCTGGCCGGCGAAACCCTGAGCTTCGAGGAAGAAGACGACAAGGAAGGCATCGAGCGCTGCCTGGAAGTGATCTACATCCCGCAGATCGGCGAAGACAAGCTGCAGGTGGTGGGCTTTCACGTGATGCGCCAGGATATTACCGTGCAAAAGCGCGAAAAACAGCGCTTGCTGAAGCTGGCCCAGGTCGATGCGCTGACCGGCTTGTCGAACCGCGCCGGCTTCCAGCAAAAACTCAGCGACGCCATGCACGCCAGCCGCCAGCAGCAGCACCTCATGGCCGTCATGTACATGGATATCGACCGCTTCAAGCCCGTCAACGACACGCACGGCCACGGCACCGGCGACGCCCTGCTGCGCGCCTTCGCCCAGCGCCTGACGCAGACCATGCGCGCCACCGACATCATCGCCCGCCTGGGCGGCGACGAATTCACCATCATCATGGAACAGATCGTGCGGCCCGACGATGCGGCCGTCCTGGCGGAAAAAATCGTCACCGCCATGCAGCAGCCATTCGAACTCGATGGCATTACCGTGCACATTTCCGCCAGCATCGGCCTGGCTTTCTACCGCGACGAAGACATCTCGCCCGCCGTGCTGCTGCAACGGGCCGACGTGCTGCTGTACAAGGCCAAGCAGGATGGCAGGAATACCTATCGCGCCGGCATACTGAGCACTTGA